The Victivallaceae bacterium genome contains a region encoding:
- a CDS encoding ABC-F family ATP-binding cassette domain-containing protein: MSIVLDRIGKSLGTRVLFDDVSVVFNPGNRYGLTGPNGAGKSTLLKIIMGVVEPTKGHVSLPRRIGILRQNIEEFHNNTLLECVIMGNTKLWDTIQKRDALYLEEFDDAKGMLLAELEEIIGEEGGYVAEQEAESLLIGIGIPSAFHDKKMSTVPLDFQFRTLLCQALFGSPEALLLDEPTNHLDLHSIQWLAEFLRTYPGTVIVVSHDRHFLNKVTTHIADIDYDTIIIYPGNYDDMIEMKTAAREREKADIKSKETKISQLKDFVAKFGAGTRASQVQSRIREIKKLQPQDLKKSNIQRPYIRFETPDQSSGKVVCKLVNVSKSYGDNCVIKNFSLEIHQNDKIGIIGNNGLGKTTLLKLISGVLEPDSGTINIGHQVKQTYFPQNHSDILGNNRKEKLFDWLRNKKQGVYDQEIRSVLGKLLFAGDDAFKCIEALSGGESARLILAALMLEPHNFMILDEPNNHLDLEAVSALAWGIDDYKGTAICVSHDRSLVEVFAKKIVAFEESGIRIYDGPLTEYLERTSR; encoded by the coding sequence ATGAGTATTGTTTTAGACAGAATAGGCAAATCTTTAGGGACGAGAGTCTTATTTGACGATGTCTCCGTCGTTTTCAACCCGGGAAATCGCTATGGCTTAACAGGACCGAACGGAGCAGGAAAATCTACTTTATTAAAGATAATCATGGGTGTCGTCGAACCGACGAAAGGACATGTTTCTTTACCTCGCAGAATCGGTATTTTACGACAAAACATCGAAGAGTTTCATAATAACACTCTCTTGGAGTGTGTTATTATGGGCAACACAAAACTCTGGGACACGATACAAAAAAGAGATGCTCTTTATCTTGAAGAGTTCGACGATGCTAAAGGCATGCTTTTAGCCGAGCTAGAAGAAATCATAGGAGAAGAAGGAGGCTATGTTGCCGAGCAGGAAGCCGAATCACTTCTCATCGGAATCGGGATCCCTTCTGCATTTCATGACAAAAAAATGTCAACCGTTCCTCTGGATTTTCAATTTCGAACTTTGTTATGTCAAGCCTTATTCGGTAGTCCCGAAGCACTTCTTCTTGACGAGCCGACTAACCATTTGGATTTACATTCGATTCAATGGTTGGCCGAATTTTTGAGAACTTATCCGGGCACGGTAATTGTCGTAAGTCACGATAGGCATTTCCTAAATAAAGTAACGACTCATATTGCTGATATCGACTACGACACCATCATTATCTATCCGGGGAATTATGATGATATGATAGAGATGAAAACAGCTGCCCGCGAAAGAGAAAAAGCGGATATTAAATCTAAGGAAACCAAAATTTCTCAATTAAAAGATTTCGTAGCCAAATTCGGAGCAGGCACTAGGGCTAGTCAGGTGCAGTCACGAATTCGAGAAATAAAGAAACTGCAACCTCAAGATCTCAAAAAGTCTAATATTCAGCGTCCGTATATTCGATTTGAAACGCCGGATCAATCTTCCGGGAAAGTCGTTTGTAAGTTGGTAAACGTATCCAAGAGTTACGGAGACAATTGCGTCATCAAAAATTTTTCCTTAGAAATTCATCAAAACGACAAAATAGGTATCATCGGTAACAACGGTTTAGGTAAGACGACACTATTGAAATTAATAAGTGGAGTTTTAGAACCGGACTCGGGAACCATTAATATCGGTCATCAAGTTAAGCAGACGTATTTTCCGCAAAATCACTCCGATATTCTCGGAAATAATCGTAAAGAAAAACTATTTGATTGGTTGAGAAACAAAAAGCAGGGCGTTTACGATCAGGAAATCAGAAGCGTACTCGGAAAGTTATTATTTGCCGGGGATGATGCTTTCAAGTGTATAGAGGCTTTATCCGGAGGAGAATCCGCACGTTTAATTTTAGCGGCGTTGATGCTTGAGCCTCATAATTTCATGATTTTAGACGAACCGAACAATCATTTGGATTTGGAGGCCGTCTCCGCATTGGCCTGGGGCATAGACGACTATAAAGGAACGGCGATTTGCGTCAGTCATGACAGGAGCTTAGTTGAAGTTTTTGCAAAAAAAATCGTTGCTTTTGAAGAAAGCGGTATTCGCATTTATGACGGTCCTCTAACCGAATACCTGGAAAGAACGTCAAGATAA
- a CDS encoding Maf family nucleotide pyrophosphatase has protein sequence MLPQIILGSQSPQRKLILEHFKIPFLTIVSHFDETSVLQNTDIGQYAINVSLGKSESLQKEFSKDCLIITADTVVYQKGEIFHKPIDEMHAVDMLRRLASKPHWVFTGVTVSLNSVTVSRYEKTELILRSVDDKHLMNYVKAFNTLDKCGGYSVQDGGSLIVEKINGCSYNVRGLPINTLYQLLLQLGINLWNFIS, from the coding sequence ATGTTACCTCAAATTATTCTCGGTTCTCAATCACCCCAAAGAAAATTAATCCTTGAACACTTTAAGATACCGTTTTTAACGATTGTTTCTCATTTCGATGAGACTTCCGTTCTTCAGAATACCGATATCGGTCAATATGCGATAAACGTTTCTTTGGGTAAATCCGAATCCTTACAAAAAGAATTTTCTAAAGATTGTCTTATCATTACGGCAGACACGGTCGTTTATCAAAAAGGTGAAATATTTCATAAGCCGATCGATGAAATGCATGCCGTTGACATGCTTCGCAGATTAGCTTCTAAGCCTCATTGGGTTTTTACCGGCGTTACCGTTTCCTTAAATTCGGTGACTGTTTCCCGGTATGAAAAAACGGAACTTATCCTACGATCCGTCGATGATAAACATCTTATGAACTATGTAAAAGCTTTTAATACCTTAGATAAGTGTGGAGGCTATAGTGTTCAGGACGGCGGAAGTTTGATTGTCGAAAAGATTAACGGATGCAGTTATAACGTGAGAGGTCTTCCCATCAACACCTTGTATCAACTTTTACTTCAATTAGGTATTAATTTGTGGAATTTCATTTCTTAA
- a CDS encoding HEAT repeat domain-containing protein, whose translation MEFHFLMLRRFFWVFLFVLLCNHNPKVYGDYTCVVKNKIFSETVYKTPEKSFAIYLKHYRQVGYHDFRLLRKMSEFILNIGYQTNDPYLKKCCVLGAGISGSSSSLEILSKAAEESDYVLQLLTLSVLNNFTGKTVESILLTASGSPHPIVKMEAIYRLALLRYPYVIDRLRTFLDKIPHSFKPLIGNILIHIENEESNAYIKQLLCDSDPVIRSQIAVLAAENNRDYFLNNVRNLAHGAHPCEREAAAFALGKLQDFSCYEYLKTGLNKKNSYVKIASALALGLLGRDTEVVEILKREIRDNNNPFAVHAFHYFPKEHAEKILLPIFKTTENEEIKFNCAEVLTSLQVLDPAPYEYITEILLSKEHRPFFVPACSPGYSLSYYKMISNSQSLKMLYENSYALNDQIYAKLLKNLISAPDSYLSRDTVIKLLKTQEEKLNPILMNFIGNRGSIEDLKILEAASELPGIPFTRAYANMLLYKITQDPQKAAVLRNWVKEAVTNTVLLEEKESSSDFKKKPFLKFMVTPEQKTQLLVEALETLVQSKKEEDIALFLEMLSHKENKNFYLLVGLLIKIAE comes from the coding sequence GTGGAATTTCATTTCTTAATGTTAAGAAGATTTTTTTGGGTTTTCTTATTTGTCTTGCTGTGTAATCACAATCCGAAAGTCTATGGAGATTATACGTGTGTCGTTAAAAATAAAATTTTTTCGGAAACCGTTTATAAAACTCCCGAAAAATCGTTTGCAATCTATCTGAAACACTATCGACAAGTAGGTTATCACGATTTCCGTTTACTTAGAAAAATGTCGGAATTCATTCTCAACATCGGATATCAAACAAATGACCCTTATCTGAAAAAATGTTGCGTTTTGGGCGCCGGTATTTCGGGTTCTTCGTCATCTTTGGAAATTTTATCGAAAGCAGCTGAAGAATCCGACTATGTCCTACAACTCCTAACCTTGTCGGTATTAAATAATTTCACCGGAAAAACGGTAGAGTCCATTCTCCTAACAGCTTCCGGCTCTCCCCATCCCATTGTCAAAATGGAAGCCATTTATAGATTGGCATTATTAAGATATCCCTATGTCATAGATCGATTAAGAACATTTTTAGATAAAATTCCGCATTCCTTTAAACCTCTTATAGGGAACATATTAATCCATATAGAAAATGAAGAATCGAATGCGTATATCAAACAGTTGTTATGCGACTCCGATCCGGTTATCCGTAGTCAAATCGCTGTGTTGGCTGCAGAAAATAATCGCGATTATTTTCTTAATAACGTGCGCAATCTAGCTCACGGGGCTCATCCATGCGAGCGAGAAGCCGCCGCTTTTGCTCTCGGCAAATTACAAGATTTTTCATGCTACGAATACCTAAAAACAGGTCTGAACAAAAAAAATTCATATGTTAAAATCGCTTCCGCTTTGGCATTGGGATTATTAGGTCGAGATACCGAGGTGGTTGAAATTTTAAAGAGAGAAATTCGTGACAACAACAATCCGTTTGCCGTTCATGCTTTTCATTATTTTCCTAAGGAACATGCCGAAAAAATACTCCTTCCCATTTTCAAAACTACGGAGAATGAAGAGATCAAATTCAATTGTGCAGAAGTGTTGACTTCACTTCAGGTCCTTGATCCGGCTCCTTATGAATACATTACCGAAATTTTATTATCCAAAGAACACCGACCTTTTTTTGTTCCTGCTTGTTCTCCCGGATATTCTCTCTCTTATTATAAAATGATTTCAAATTCACAATCACTTAAAATGCTTTATGAAAATTCATACGCTCTAAACGATCAAATCTATGCGAAACTTTTGAAAAATCTCATTTCCGCACCCGATTCTTATTTATCCCGTGACACTGTCATCAAGCTTTTAAAAACGCAGGAAGAAAAATTAAATCCGATTCTCATGAATTTTATCGGGAATAGAGGGAGTATCGAGGATTTAAAAATTCTTGAAGCTGCCTCGGAACTGCCTGGAATTCCTTTTACTCGAGCTTACGCGAATATGCTCTTGTATAAAATCACGCAAGATCCTCAAAAAGCCGCCGTACTTCGAAATTGGGTTAAAGAAGCCGTAACAAACACGGTATTGTTGGAAGAAAAGGAATCTTCTTCCGATTTCAAAAAGAAACCTTTTCTTAAATTTATGGTTACACCCGAACAAAAAACACAACTTTTAGTCGAAGCTCTCGAAACTCTCGTTCAATCAAAAAAAGAAGAAGACATCGCTCTCTTCTTGGAAATGTTAAGTCATAAAGAAAATAAGAATTTTTATCTTCTTGTCGGATTACTGATAAAAATCGCAGAATAA
- the def gene encoding peptide deformylase: MIRNLCYYDHPILRAKALPVVDFNDSLFHLIDDLKETVAAAKGIGLAAPQIGVSLRVFISCIKGEDEEQKLMFYDEPLVYINPILKNPGKKNLIASEGCLSIPKLKAQVFRPQSIDISYQNEKEESFHRSYSGFSARVLMHENDHLNGVLFIDRLKKEERRKLEKDLALIKKKYASFR, translated from the coding sequence ATGATTAGGAATCTATGTTATTACGATCATCCGATTTTGAGAGCTAAGGCTCTTCCGGTAGTCGACTTTAACGATTCTCTCTTTCATTTGATCGATGATTTAAAAGAAACGGTCGCTGCTGCTAAAGGCATTGGCTTAGCTGCTCCTCAGATAGGTGTTTCACTGAGAGTCTTTATCTCTTGCATCAAGGGAGAAGATGAAGAGCAAAAGTTGATGTTTTATGATGAACCTTTGGTTTATATCAATCCGATTTTAAAAAATCCCGGAAAAAAAAATTTAATAGCTTCCGAGGGGTGTCTGTCAATACCGAAACTTAAAGCACAGGTTTTTCGTCCCCAATCCATCGATATTTCTTATCAAAATGAAAAAGAAGAATCATTTCATCGATCATATTCCGGGTTCAGTGCTCGCGTACTCATGCATGAAAACGACCATTTGAATGGTGTTTTATTTATAGATCGTCTTAAAAAAGAAGAACGAAGAAAGCTGGAAAAAGATTTGGCTTTGATTAAGAAAAAATATGCAAGTTTTCGTTAA
- the secG gene encoding preprotein translocase subunit SecG encodes MLFLYYAFLFFLLLVSVSVCFLVLIQESKSMGLGASFGVDSGDSVFGVSTPVVLKRITAWLSVIFVLGCVILSVWTSALGKKLPDHELGSIENPVGNPDD; translated from the coding sequence ATGTTATTTTTATACTACGCTTTTTTATTTTTTCTTTTATTAGTGTCCGTGTCCGTGTGCTTTTTAGTTTTAATACAAGAAAGTAAAAGTATGGGATTGGGGGCTTCTTTCGGTGTGGATTCGGGAGATTCCGTCTTTGGAGTTTCAACACCGGTCGTTTTAAAAAGAATAACGGCATGGCTATCGGTGATTTTCGTATTGGGATGTGTAATCTTGTCGGTTTGGACTAGCGCTTTAGGCAAAAAATTACCTGATCATGAGTTAGGGTCTATAGAAAATCCTGTCGGTAATCCAGATGATTAG
- the tpiA gene encoding triose-phosphate isomerase produces the protein MSRKNYILGNWKMHKTCLESVAFFDEFVSLMQEHLFPGYIGIAVPFTALSLTADLASSGRVLPGAQNVSSEEQGAFTGEISSCMLKEAGAEFVIVGHSERRILFGETDFIVSLKIRRVLLAGMLPVFCIGETAEERQQNLTKNVLRRQITDGLSKVDIGNDFVLAYEPVWAIGTGNVPENEEIENIHQFIRQVLGEVMAPEKAAGISVLYGGSVNATNISEISVLPNIDGVLVGGASLSPVSFFEIVSNYSSI, from the coding sequence GTGTCTCGTAAAAATTATATTCTCGGAAATTGGAAAATGCATAAGACTTGTCTTGAATCCGTTGCTTTTTTCGATGAATTTGTTTCTTTAATGCAGGAGCACTTGTTTCCTGGGTATATCGGAATAGCGGTACCTTTTACCGCATTGTCCTTGACTGCGGATCTGGCTTCTTCCGGAAGAGTATTGCCCGGAGCGCAAAACGTCTCATCGGAAGAACAAGGAGCTTTTACCGGAGAAATTTCTTCATGTATGCTTAAGGAAGCCGGAGCGGAGTTCGTTATTGTAGGTCATTCCGAAAGACGAATCTTATTCGGTGAGACGGATTTCATTGTTTCTCTCAAGATTCGGAGGGTTTTACTTGCCGGAATGCTTCCTGTGTTTTGTATAGGAGAAACTGCGGAAGAAAGACAGCAAAACTTAACGAAAAATGTTCTAAGGAGACAAATTACCGATGGGTTATCCAAAGTGGATATCGGTAATGATTTTGTTTTGGCTTATGAACCTGTTTGGGCTATAGGAACGGGCAACGTTCCCGAAAATGAAGAAATTGAAAACATTCATCAATTTATCAGACAAGTTTTGGGTGAAGTGATGGCTCCTGAGAAAGCTGCTGGGATTTCCGTTTTGTATGGAGGTTCGGTAAACGCGACCAACATATCTGAAATTTCCGTTTTGCCTAACATTGACGGTGTATTGGTCGGCGGAGCTTCATTGTCACCCGTTTCGTTTTTTGAAATTGTGTCTAACTATTCCTCAATATAA
- the xseA gene encoding exodeoxyribonuclease VII large subunit, producing MTVSDLTAGIKHALQTEFSSITVKGEMSNVTLHSRGHLYFDLKDSQAKIACVCFHFKTKYAITPKEGDAVVIQGSVTVYAPQGKYQIAVDRLTFSGLGELLLRFERLKNFFSEKGYFDCSIKKALPQSPVNIGVITSPTGAVIRDIINVLSRRSRSFRLILNPVRVQGPGSPEEIADALKIFNERQAVDVIILARGGGSIEDLWSFNEPIVVESIFKSRVPVISAIGHETDFTLSDFVADLRAPTPSAAAELITVESIQEEIRLLNLFKQAFNKALFRLKQAHNQLLSLKKQLELSDFHRSASQRSDYLKDALDRSFRARLDRGILKLSLIKRSAIHAFSFNNFSERLWRLLESLNPSIANTILQTKQLLLGYRNIMEHLCFRIKNRSFCLKDLSHRGDQLNYGIIKTISSSKKMLDLCVQEAGHIFHSNLNSHKQRFERCREQLEALHPDRAFKRGFSMLLDFNTRSAIFSKQDLLPETRVLAVFRDGEASLFVDKN from the coding sequence ATGACAGTCAGTGATCTAACGGCAGGGATCAAGCACGCTCTTCAAACCGAATTTTCCTCCATTACGGTCAAGGGTGAGATGAGCAATGTCACCTTACACTCGCGCGGACATCTATATTTCGATCTTAAAGATTCGCAAGCTAAAATAGCTTGCGTTTGTTTTCATTTTAAAACGAAATATGCCATAACCCCTAAAGAAGGTGATGCCGTCGTTATCCAAGGAAGCGTCACCGTTTATGCTCCTCAAGGTAAATATCAGATCGCGGTGGATCGCCTTACTTTTTCGGGACTCGGAGAATTACTTTTACGATTCGAACGTCTAAAAAATTTCTTTTCGGAAAAAGGCTATTTCGATTGTTCAATAAAAAAGGCTCTGCCTCAATCACCCGTAAATATCGGTGTGATTACGAGTCCGACAGGAGCCGTTATCCGAGATATTATTAACGTGCTTTCAAGACGAAGTCGTTCTTTCCGACTAATTTTGAATCCGGTACGCGTTCAGGGTCCCGGATCGCCTGAAGAAATAGCTGATGCTTTGAAAATATTCAACGAACGCCAAGCGGTTGATGTTATCATTCTGGCACGAGGAGGCGGCAGTATAGAAGATCTTTGGAGCTTCAACGAGCCTATCGTAGTCGAATCCATTTTCAAAAGCCGAGTACCCGTTATTTCTGCGATCGGACATGAAACCGATTTCACTTTATCGGATTTTGTTGCCGATCTAAGAGCTCCCACTCCATCCGCCGCCGCTGAACTTATCACCGTTGAAAGCATTCAAGAAGAGATACGTCTATTAAATCTCTTTAAACAAGCTTTTAACAAAGCTTTGTTCCGATTGAAACAGGCCCATAATCAATTACTTTCTCTGAAAAAACAATTGGAGCTTTCCGATTTTCATCGTTCCGCAAGCCAGCGGTCGGATTACTTGAAAGACGCTCTCGACAGAAGTTTTCGCGCCCGACTAGATAGGGGCATTCTCAAATTATCTCTTATTAAGCGTAGTGCGATTCATGCGTTTTCCTTTAACAACTTCAGTGAACGGTTGTGGAGACTCCTCGAATCCTTAAACCCATCGATTGCAAATACGATTCTTCAAACGAAACAATTGCTCTTGGGATACCGAAACATCATGGAGCACTTATGTTTTCGTATTAAAAACCGTAGTTTCTGTTTAAAAGATTTATCTCATAGAGGAGATCAATTAAATTACGGGATAATCAAGACAATCTCGTCTTCAAAAAAAATGTTGGATCTTTGCGTACAAGAGGCCGGTCATATTTTCCATTCGAACTTGAATTCTCATAAACAACGCTTCGAAAGATGTCGAGAGCAACTCGAAGCCCTTCATCCTGACCGTGCTTTTAAACGAGGGTTCTCAATGCTCTTGGATTTTAATACTCGTTCGGCTATTTTTTCCAAGCAGGATTTACTTCCGGAGACTCGAGTCTTAGCCGTGTTTCGTGATGGGGAAGCTTCGCTTTTCGTAGATAAAAACTAA
- the xseB gene encoding exodeoxyribonuclease VII small subunit, translating into MTKKQTLGFEEAVARLEEIIDFMNSGKTSLDDSLKLYEEANELMTFCDKRIAQVEKRVADLNKKRTSDLDVLATGDSCDS; encoded by the coding sequence ATGACAAAAAAACAAACTCTAGGTTTTGAAGAGGCCGTTGCCCGTCTGGAAGAAATCATTGATTTTATGAACTCAGGTAAAACGTCCTTGGACGATTCGTTAAAGCTTTACGAAGAAGCGAATGAACTCATGACTTTTTGCGACAAAAGAATTGCCCAAGTTGAAAAAAGAGTCGCCGATTTAAATAAGAAAAGAACTTCCGATCTTGATGTCTTGGCGACTGGGGACAGTTGCGATTCATGA
- a CDS encoding 1-deoxy-D-xylulose-5-phosphate synthase — MNKEYPYLEKIHSPDDLKKFSLQELPEVADDIRRKIINVLAKTGGHLSSNLGVIELTLALHYVFDSPHDKFIFDVGHQMYTHKLITGRNNDQFLNIRSDGGLSGFSCPTESEHDLFFSGHAGNALSLALGLAARSESSKDHVIPFIGDASLSCGLSLEALNNISEDTPNLIVILNDNKMSISENVGKIAHVLIKLLNNPTASKLTKKLEKLVKKIPGYGLKLMEYGKQLSTSLKNLFSPAPFFEQFGLSYIGPVDGHDIRKLIPLLQSVKNQPFPIIIHAVTVKGRGVEDAQTNPSLYHGVSPNFDKKSCEYVTPENAAKQTFPKIFGQQIEKLGELYPELHVITPAMSLGSCLEDFKMKYPERFFDVGIAEGHAVTFSAGIAKQKSKKIVCSIYSSFLSRAFDNLFHDVCLQNLPVIFGIDRAGLAYGDGMSHQGIYDIGFLRSMPNMIICQPRNGLLLRELLISSLSWNVPVAIRYPNKETQDPKLTPITREIGKGEILTRGEDLLIIGLGHMADLALTLREIFLSVGILPTVFDPIFVKPLDKNLLSLLLMSHTKVIIIEEHSVKTGLAAEFNEFLVNYHFKADVLNFGVPDIFLSHGKSQTVLKNIGLTAEQIFTKSMTAFGMKQNNRSSGIKL; from the coding sequence ATGAATAAAGAATATCCTTATCTCGAAAAAATCCATTCACCGGATGATTTAAAAAAATTTTCTCTACAAGAACTTCCTGAAGTTGCAGATGACATCCGAAGAAAAATTATCAATGTCTTAGCTAAAACCGGAGGCCACCTCTCCTCTAATCTAGGAGTCATCGAGTTAACTTTGGCTCTTCATTACGTTTTTGATTCTCCGCACGATAAATTTATTTTCGACGTGGGTCATCAAATGTATACCCACAAATTGATTACCGGAAGAAACAACGATCAATTTTTGAATATACGTTCGGATGGGGGGTTAAGCGGCTTTTCCTGTCCTACCGAATCGGAACACGATCTGTTCTTTTCCGGACATGCCGGAAATGCTCTTTCACTGGCTTTAGGACTGGCAGCGAGATCAGAGTCTTCGAAAGACCACGTGATTCCTTTTATAGGAGACGCTTCTTTATCATGCGGACTGTCATTGGAGGCTCTAAACAATATTTCCGAAGATACTCCGAATTTAATCGTCATTTTAAACGATAATAAAATGTCCATCTCGGAAAACGTCGGTAAAATCGCTCATGTATTGATTAAATTATTGAACAACCCAACAGCCAGCAAATTGACGAAAAAATTGGAAAAACTGGTAAAAAAAATACCCGGTTACGGATTGAAGTTAATGGAATACGGAAAACAGCTTTCGACATCCTTAAAAAATCTTTTTTCACCGGCACCCTTCTTTGAGCAGTTCGGTTTATCTTATATCGGCCCCGTCGACGGACATGATATCAGAAAGTTAATTCCTCTTTTGCAATCCGTGAAAAATCAACCTTTTCCTATTATTATACATGCAGTTACGGTAAAAGGCAGAGGCGTGGAAGATGCTCAGACCAATCCTTCATTATATCATGGAGTATCTCCTAATTTTGACAAAAAATCATGCGAGTATGTGACTCCGGAAAATGCCGCTAAACAAACGTTTCCGAAAATTTTCGGACAACAAATCGAGAAATTGGGCGAACTCTATCCCGAATTGCATGTCATTACTCCGGCTATGTCATTGGGTTCTTGCCTCGAAGATTTTAAAATGAAATACCCCGAACGATTTTTCGATGTCGGTATAGCCGAAGGTCATGCCGTTACCTTTTCGGCAGGCATTGCCAAACAAAAATCAAAAAAAATTGTCTGTTCCATTTATTCGTCATTTTTATCTCGCGCTTTCGATAATCTCTTTCACGATGTCTGTTTACAAAATCTCCCCGTAATCTTCGGTATAGACCGAGCAGGATTAGCTTACGGAGACGGTATGAGTCACCAAGGTATTTACGATATAGGATTCCTTCGTTCCATGCCTAATATGATCATCTGTCAACCTCGAAACGGCTTATTGCTCAGGGAATTATTGATTTCTTCTCTTTCTTGGAATGTTCCTGTAGCCATTCGTTACCCCAACAAAGAAACGCAAGATCCTAAATTGACTCCGATAACGAGAGAAATAGGAAAAGGAGAAATTCTAACCCGCGGAGAAGATCTTCTTATTATCGGATTGGGTCATATGGCAGACTTAGCGTTGACTTTAAGAGAAATATTCCTATCCGTTGGTATCCTTCCCACGGTGTTTGACCCTATCTTCGTAAAACCTTTAGATAAAAATCTGTTAAGTCTTCTCTTAATGTCTCATACAAAAGTAATCATCATTGAAGAACACTCAGTGAAAACGGGACTGGCTGCGGAATTCAATGAATTTTTGGTTAATTATCATTTTAAAGCGGACGTACTTAATTTCGGAGTTCCGGATATATTTCTTTCTCACGGAAAATCGCAAACTGTTTTAAAAAATATCGGGTTAACCGCCGAACAAATTTTCACCAAAAGCATGACTGCATTCGGCATGAAACAAAACAATAGATCATCCGGTATTAAACTATGA
- a CDS encoding NAD(+)/NADH kinase, with amino-acid sequence MSVLIFGNPTKSDFQRTVLKLLPLLKKLNLHAETTSECAKILNLPLFDKTAPKNYSMILSLGGDGTILRAVRAFDNDVPPIVGLNLGRLGFMADISIDESLDALETLLDSHSRIVNQTTISGSVASAEHSEEHTEFALNDIIIHRGNIPHLIDLAVFVDGCLINTFSADGIIFATPNGSTAYSLSAGGPILDINVDGILITPICPHTTLNKSVVVNPKKSINVVYLNDYGPIQINYDGVVHLDFAKGQNFICKKGTKEIPFLKPQEYDYFVTLRSKLNWNGLPQGFKKR; translated from the coding sequence ATGAGCGTTTTGATTTTCGGTAATCCCACCAAATCCGATTTTCAAAGAACGGTTTTGAAACTTCTCCCCTTATTGAAAAAACTCAATCTTCATGCCGAAACCACTTCGGAATGCGCGAAAATTCTGAATTTGCCTTTGTTCGATAAAACTGCACCTAAGAATTACTCTATGATTTTATCTCTTGGAGGAGACGGAACTATTCTTCGTGCGGTTAGGGCGTTCGATAATGATGTTCCTCCCATAGTAGGCTTGAATTTAGGTCGCTTAGGATTCATGGCAGATATTTCAATAGATGAAAGTTTAGACGCATTAGAAACTCTTCTCGATTCGCATTCTCGAATCGTCAATCAAACTACCATATCGGGCTCTGTGGCAAGCGCAGAACATAGCGAAGAACATACCGAGTTTGCTTTGAACGATATCATCATTCACAGAGGCAATATTCCCCATCTTATTGATCTAGCCGTTTTCGTAGACGGTTGTCTGATTAATACTTTTTCCGCCGATGGTATTATTTTTGCAACACCTAACGGATCTACCGCTTATTCATTATCTGCAGGCGGACCTATTTTGGATATTAACGTTGACGGTATACTTATTACTCCTATTTGTCCTCATACGACATTGAATAAGTCCGTTGTCGTCAATCCCAAGAAATCGATTAATGTTGTGTATCTAAACGATTATGGTCCCATACAGATCAACTATGACGGTGTCGTCCACCTGGATTTTGCTAAAGGGCAAAATTTCATTTGCAAAAAGGGCACAAAAGAAATTCCTTTTTTGAAACCGCAAGAATACGATTATTTCGTAACACTCCGTTCAAAATTGAATTGGAACGGTTTGCCTCAGGGGTTTAAAAAACGATAA